In Ferrigenium kumadai, the DNA window GTACCGCAACACTGCCACGCCGAAATACCGGGACTTGATTGCCCAGTTCCAGTACGGCTTTTGATTTATTCGCAACTCAAACTCGGAACATCACATGAAAACCAAAGTTAAAAGTTTCTCCTGGTTGCTGGGCGCATTGGCGCTGCTACAGTTGGCCGCACCAACCGTACAGGCGGCAGAAAAACCCACGGAAATCCGCATCGCATTTTCCAGCGCGGGCTCAGGCGGCCGACCATTGGCCGGCGGCAGTTCGCTGGCAACGGCGCATTTGCATGGCGCACTGGAAGAGGAATTCAAGAAGGACGGCATCAAGGTCAAGTGGTTCTTCAACGTGGGCGCGGGACCGGCCACCAACGAGCAGTTCGCCAACAACCTGATCGACTTCGCTACTCATGGCGACCTGCCGCTGGTCGTTGGACGCTCTACCGGACTGAAGCACAAGATCATCCTGGGACAAGGACGGTTCGGCGAAACCTCTTTCGTGGTGCCCGCCAATTCCGAAGCCAGGACATTGGCCGACTTGAAAGGCAAGAAGCTGGGCGTGACCAAAGGGACATCGGGTCAATTGACTTTGGCGCGCGTGCTGGAACGCAACGGCTTCACCGAACGCGACTTCAAAGTGGTCAGCCTCGATGCCGCCACCATCAAGGCCGCATTGGCCACCGGCGACATCGACGGCGCGATCACCCGGCCTTACGACCTGGTC includes these proteins:
- a CDS encoding ABC transporter substrate-binding protein codes for the protein MKTKVKSFSWLLGALALLQLAAPTVQAAEKPTEIRIAFSSAGSGGRPLAGGSSLATAHLHGALEEEFKKDGIKVKWFFNVGAGPATNEQFANNLIDFATHGDLPLVVGRSTGLKHKIILGQGRFGETSFVVPANSEARTLADLKGKKLGVTKGTSGQLTLARVLERNGFTERDFKVVSLDAATIKAALATGDIDGAITRPYDLVARGVARVLFSIPRDPKLTSVSTFWVGEEFEKKYPDIVQRVVTTIVKEAKWASDEQHRAEIMKMWSRQATDTYSDYVESWKQYKLRERINPLLDEYYVNRLQASIDETKHFKLVRRDVSIDGWIEPKYLNAALKELKLEHYWDEYDKDGNVKK